The DNA sequence CGCACCGATGTCGAAAACAAAATCAATTCCCTCCCCTTGAGCTACTTCGACTCGCGCCAGCGCGGAGACATCCTCTCCCGCACCACCAACGACGTGGACAACATCCAGCAGGCCCTGCAGCAAGCGCTGTCGCAGTTGTTCTACTCCGTGCTCATGATCATTGGCATCATCATCATGATGTTCTCGGTGTCCTGGCAGCTCGCCCTGCTCGCACTTCTCTCCCTGCCGCTAACCGGGCTGGTCATCGCCGTGATTGGCACCCGCTCCCAAAAGCACTTTGCCACCCAATGGAAGGCCACCGGCCACCTCAACGGCCACGTCGAGGAAGCATTCTCCGGCCACGACATCGTGCAAATCTTCGGCCGCAGCGAAGTCATGGTCGAAGAATTCGACGAGCGCAACCGCAACCTCTACACCTCCGCCGCCTCCGCCCAGTTCCTCTCCGGCACGATGATGCCGATCATGCAGTTCATCTCCTACCTGTCCTACGTCGGTATCGCCGTCGTCGGCGGCCTCCGCGTCGCCCAAGGTCAGATGACGCTTGGCGATGCCACCGCCTTCATCCAATACTCCCGCGAATTCAACCAGCCCCTCGGCCAGGTCGCCGGCATGCTGCAGATGGTCCAATCCGGCGTCGCCTCCGCCGAGCGCGTCTTCGAGCTTCTCGACGCCCCCTCCCAAACCCCCGACGATTCGTCACCGGTGCCCGCGGAACAGGCCCGCGGCCGCGTCGAATTCCGCGATGTCACCTTCAGCTACAAAAAGGACGAACCACTCATCCGCGACCTCAATCTGCAGGTCGAACCTGGCCAGACCGTTGCCATCGTCGGCCCCACCGGCGCCGGAAAAACCACCCTGGTCAACCTCATCATGCGCTTCTACGAACTCGACTCCGGTGAGATCCTGCTTGATGATGTCGACATAGCCACCATGTCCCGACACGCCCTCCGCTCCCAAACCGGCATGGTCCTCCAAGACGCCATCCTTTTTGAGGGCACCATCATGGACAACATCCGCTACGGCCGCCTCGACGCCACCGACGACGAGGTCATCGCCGCCGCCACTGCCACCTACGTCGACCGCTTCGTCCACGCCCTCCCCGACGGCTACGACACCGTCATCGACCAGGACAGCGGCTCCCTCTCCGCCGGCGAACGCCAGCTCATCACCATCGCACGCGCCTTCCTCGCCCAACCAGCCCTGCTCATCCTCGACGAAGCCACCTCCTCCGTGGACACCCGCACCGAGGTGCTCGTCCAACGCGCCATGAACGCCCTGCGCACCGACCGCACCTCCTTCGTCATCGCCCACCGCCTCTCCACCATCCGCGACGCCGACCTCACCCTCGTCATGGAAGCAGGACGCATCGTCGAACAAGGCACCCACCAGCAGCTCATCGACGCCGAAGGTGCCTACTACCGCCTCCACCAATCGCAATTCTCGGAGGACGACTAGAGGTTCCTGGCGCTAGGGGCGCTCCCAGCTCGCGACCCCACCGACGACCACCCGGAACAACGGATGCGGATCCAGCGCTCCCTCCGGGAGGTCATCAGCCCGCTCGGGATCACGCACGGTGAGCTTGGTCAGAAGATGACCCCGCTCAAAAACCATCTGGCCGTCAGTGACATCGATGATCTCGGCCGGCCCCGGATGGACAATCTTCGAACCGTCAAAGTTATAACCCCGGCTCACCGCCTCCGCGTGAATACCCTGCAGATAAACCCCAATCGCCGCCAGCGGATCTTGGTGCGCCCGAAAGCGCTCCAACTGCGGATGATTCGTATACCCCTTGGTCAGCCCCTGCAAAACCTTCTGCGCTAGCAACGTCTCCCGCCAACAAGCGACCAGACCTTTCTGATCAAGATACCGAGGGTGCACAGACCAAATACGCATGCAGTGAGACTACCCGGATATCGCTATGGCCTTATGCATCGAGGTTGCGGGCGGGTGCTGGGACCAGCATTTCGTCTAGAGCTCGCTGTGGCAGGCTCGGGTTAGATAGCAAAATACGTGTCCGCCTTCCTCAATAACCACAGTTCACCACCCTTGAACGCTGGAAAACTTGCTCTCCTGCATCCATTCCTCGCATCTTCCACTCAATCGCACCAACAGCGTTCTAGGAGCAGCTCGGCGACTATCTTGACCGCAGTAGGGGCCCGAGTCTCCTCACCATGGCATCCAGCAAGAACGGGTCAGCCGCTGATCCCACCCCGAATTTCTCCACCTAGCCTCAAAAGTACGATATGACTTCACCAGTTAATCGAGTGGCCGAATCCCGCCACTCGATTAATGGGTCTACTCGAATTGCCCTTTTAGCGCCCGCTCCCACTTGCCTCGTGCGACACGCCGCAAAGACACACTTTTTGTCCCTTAACCCAAAAAATCCCCGCTGACGCGGGGAACAGCAGACTCGGCAGCATTTCATGCGCTCAGTCTGGGCTCACCCCCGCTGACGCGGGGAACAGACTCGATGACCTCGACTTTCACTAACCCAAGCCACCGTGCGAGTTCGACTTTATCACCGGATAGCGGCTTGCGGGAGGGCCCAGCGGCAATCCTCTCAGGTGACGATATTCGTCAGGAACCACTTAGCTCCTAACCCTCACCTGTGCTCGCCCATCCATGAATGGATCCCCGCCGACCATTGTCTCTGTGTCCGCCCCTACCTCTATGCTGAACCTGTCAAGGGGCAGTGAAAGAAGGGCGCGAAGATGATTTTGGCAGATCAAGCCATGTCGACAGCAACGACCGTGCTAGGAATCATCGGCATCGGACTCGCTGTCCCCGCATTCCTCTATTTCCTCACCGCCGCATATCGGATGCTGCGCTACGTCCGCCAGGGCCAGCCCCTGCCCCCGGGCACTCGCACCAATGATCCCGCACGGCGCGTCGCGCAGGTCATCATCGAGGTTTTCGGACACACCCATTTCAAGGGGCGCCCGGTAGTCAACGTCGCGCACTGGCTCGTCATGGTCGGATTCCTCATCGGCATCCTCGTGTGGTTCGAAGCCTTCATCCAGACCTTCAACCCCGCCGGTGGCTGGCCGCTCCTGTCCGAGTGGCCGGTCTACCATTTCGTCGAGGAGGTCCTGGCCGTTGGGACCGTGGTCGGCATTGTGGCACTGATCATCATCCGAATCCGCCAGGGCACGACCAGCCGTGCTTCGCGTTTCTTCGAATCCAACGCCACTGCGGCCCGCGCGATTGAGACCATTGTCTTCGTGGAGGGGCTTGGCATGCTGCTGGTCAAGGCCACCAAAATCGCCACCTATGGCGGAGGGTCCCCATGGGCGGATTTCCTCTCCATCCACCTCGCCACCCTGCTCCCGGCTTCCCCGGTACTCGTGTCTGCCATGGCGCTCATCAAGCTGTTGGCGGGCATGGTCTTCCTCATCCTCATGGGCTACCACCTGACCTGGGGTGTCGGCTGGCACCGCTTCCTCGCGCCCGTCAATATCTTCTTCCAGCGCAATTCTGACGGCCACAAGGCCCTCGGCGCACTCAAGCCCATGACGTCCGGTACGAAGGTTCTCACCCTCGACAATGTCGAGGATGAGGACACCCTCGGTGTCGGCACGGCGGCCGATGCTTCGTGGAAGATGCTTCTCGACGCCGCCACCTGCACCGACTGCGGCCGCTGCCAGGACCTCTGCCCCGCGTGGAACACCGGGAAACCGCTCAACCCTAAGTTGTTGATGACGGGGCTGAGGGATGCGACCGTCGATAAGCATGCCAACCTTGATGTGCTGAGCATGACCGGCATCGTTCCCGACGATGTCCTGTGGTCCTGCACCAACTGTGGCGCGTGCGTCGATCAGTGCCCCGTCGACATTGAGCACCTCGATCACGTGGCTGACCTGCGCCGCTTCCGTGTCCTCGCGGAGTCTGATTTCCCGTCCGAGCTCACGGGCCTGTTCAAAAACCTCGAGACCAAGGGCAACCCCTGGGGCCGCAATAATTCCGAGCGCGCTTCCTGGGTCGATGCCGCTCGCCGTGACGGCCTCACCGTGCCCGTCATCGGCGACGACCTCGACGACTTCTCCGACACCGAGTACCTCTTCTGGGTCGGCTGCGCCGGAGCCTTCGACGACGCTGGTCAGCGCACCACCCGCGCCGTCATCGAGCTGCTGCAGACCGCAGGCGTGAAGTATGCGGTCCTCTCCACCGGCGAGACGTGCACCGGTGATCCCGCCCGCCGCGCCGGCAACGAATTCCTCTTCCAGATGCTCGCGACGGAGAACATCGCCACGCTCAACGAGACCTTCGACGGCGTACCCGCAGGTCAGCGCAAGATCATCACCACCTGCCCCCACTGCTTTAACACCATCCGCAATGAGTACCCCGACTTCGGCGGGCATTTCGACGTTTTCCACCACACCCAGCTGCTCAACCGCCTCGTGCGCGAGGGCCTGCTCACGCCCGTGCCGCGCACGCCGGACAATCGCCAGCCGATCACGTACCACGATCCTTGTTTCCTCGGCCGCCACAACCAGGTTTATGATCCGCCTCGCGAGCTCCTCGCCGGCACCGGTGTCGAGCTGCGCGAAATGGACAACAACCGCGCCGAAGCATTTTGCTGTGGTGCTGGCGGCGCACGGATGTTCATGGAAGAGACCATCGGCCAGCGCGTCAACGAGTTTCGCACCGAACAAGCCCTCGCGACCGGCGCCACCGAAATCGCTACCGGCTGCCCCTTCTGCAACACGATGTTCACCGGCGGCCTCAAAGCCCTCTCCCCTGAAGACCCCGGTTCCACACAGGTCAGGGACGTCGCAGTGATGCTGCGTGACTCCGTGCTTATCGACGGCGCCCTCCCTCCCGCACGCGAGCCCGCCTTCCTCGAGGCACCACGTCGGCATTCCCTGCCGATCAAACCCGCCCGGCCTATCGATACCTCTGAAAGCACTCCCGCCACACCCCCACGAGAGAACACGGAGCCTATGCAGGCAGCCGTTCCACCTGCGCAACCCAATGCGGTACCGGCACCTGGC is a window from the Corynebacterium testudinoris genome containing:
- a CDS encoding ABC transporter ATP-binding protein, whose translation is MSTEPQLTDQEILELEDKVGNSEWGDAPPRQAKQFWPSALRLIGLLSPHRFALAVVFFLVIICVVLAVWAPKVMGQAMDVIFGGVISAQLPAGATQEEVIAGLRAAGQNTFADMASAMTLTPGSGIDFDRLGMLIIAVIAMYSGSSLFMWFQGRILNDLVMKVVYGLRTDVENKINSLPLSYFDSRQRGDILSRTTNDVDNIQQALQQALSQLFYSVLMIIGIIIMMFSVSWQLALLALLSLPLTGLVIAVIGTRSQKHFATQWKATGHLNGHVEEAFSGHDIVQIFGRSEVMVEEFDERNRNLYTSAASAQFLSGTMMPIMQFISYLSYVGIAVVGGLRVAQGQMTLGDATAFIQYSREFNQPLGQVAGMLQMVQSGVASAERVFELLDAPSQTPDDSSPVPAEQARGRVEFRDVTFSYKKDEPLIRDLNLQVEPGQTVAIVGPTGAGKTTLVNLIMRFYELDSGEILLDDVDIATMSRHALRSQTGMVLQDAILFEGTIMDNIRYGRLDATDDEVIAAATATYVDRFVHALPDGYDTVIDQDSGSLSAGERQLITIARAFLAQPALLILDEATSSVDTRTEVLVQRAMNALRTDRTSFVIAHRLSTIRDADLTLVMEAGRIVEQGTHQQLIDAEGAYYRLHQSQFSEDD
- a CDS encoding pyrimidine dimer DNA glycosylase/endonuclease V; protein product: MRIWSVHPRYLDQKGLVACWRETLLAQKVLQGLTKGYTNHPQLERFRAHQDPLAAIGVYLQGIHAEAVSRGYNFDGSKIVHPGPAEIIDVTDGQMVFERGHLLTKLTVRDPERADDLPEGALDPHPLFRVVVGGVASWERP
- a CDS encoding (Fe-S)-binding protein, whose product is MILADQAMSTATTVLGIIGIGLAVPAFLYFLTAAYRMLRYVRQGQPLPPGTRTNDPARRVAQVIIEVFGHTHFKGRPVVNVAHWLVMVGFLIGILVWFEAFIQTFNPAGGWPLLSEWPVYHFVEEVLAVGTVVGIVALIIIRIRQGTTSRASRFFESNATAARAIETIVFVEGLGMLLVKATKIATYGGGSPWADFLSIHLATLLPASPVLVSAMALIKLLAGMVFLILMGYHLTWGVGWHRFLAPVNIFFQRNSDGHKALGALKPMTSGTKVLTLDNVEDEDTLGVGTAADASWKMLLDAATCTDCGRCQDLCPAWNTGKPLNPKLLMTGLRDATVDKHANLDVLSMTGIVPDDVLWSCTNCGACVDQCPVDIEHLDHVADLRRFRVLAESDFPSELTGLFKNLETKGNPWGRNNSERASWVDAARRDGLTVPVIGDDLDDFSDTEYLFWVGCAGAFDDAGQRTTRAVIELLQTAGVKYAVLSTGETCTGDPARRAGNEFLFQMLATENIATLNETFDGVPAGQRKIITTCPHCFNTIRNEYPDFGGHFDVFHHTQLLNRLVREGLLTPVPRTPDNRQPITYHDPCFLGRHNQVYDPPRELLAGTGVELREMDNNRAEAFCCGAGGARMFMEETIGQRVNEFRTEQALATGATEIATGCPFCNTMFTGGLKALSPEDPGSTQVRDVAVMLRDSVLIDGALPPAREPAFLEAPRRHSLPIKPARPIDTSESTPATPPRENTEPMQAAVPPAQPNAVPAPGAAVPPGPGSAVLPAPGAAVPPAPGTAVPPAPGVAMPPAPGGAVPASPGVAVPPAPGGTVPPAPGSAVPMAPGTSVPPASPGGAAPPAPGGAVPPAPGAAVPPAPETSAPPSPGAVVPPAPGVAVPPAPGSAVPTAPGTSVPPASPGVAIPPAPGGAVPPAPGTSVPPAPGTAVPPAPGQAVPPAPNDD